Proteins from one Phaenicophaeus curvirostris isolate KB17595 chromosome 16, BPBGC_Pcur_1.0, whole genome shotgun sequence genomic window:
- the NAGPA gene encoding N-acetylglucosamine-1-phosphodiester alpha-N-acetylglucosaminidase — protein MGWLQAAGGAGSPAAPLQPYPPSRHGPRHPHRHVRDCQPLRFGNATHEAWPGDTTGGGPVATTRTFVSYLPPHGQDSRPVYGHFTFVRDPLRTLSVLEPGGAGGCWQRHRAPVEQTARLRGCLVAQNGGYFNMETGECLGNVVSDGTLVKNSGGLQNAQFGIRKDGTMVFGYLSEEDVLDQANPFVQLVSGVVWLLRDGEVYVNQSRMAECDEIQTTGTFDRFINVISARTAVGHDRQGRLVLVHVDGQTESRGVNLWEMAEFLKQQGIVNAINLDGGGSATLVLNGTLASYPSEHCSFDNMWRCPRSISTVMCVHEPACEPDDCSGHGDCVDGECRCTSSFWSGPACDVLDCGPHNCSQHGVCTDAGCFCDAGWMGSNCSEACASGFYGALCTQKCQCQNGGLCDPVHGACSCLAGYYGTSCEHECPMGWYGPGCRNRCACEHTCPCDRWTGSCNISADTGVQEQLNTAGQCLAFQNKGRNEDKFSLSQNTWIFLTSVLALLLVLSTMGNIGLFLQARLVRRRRSGSYLYEPLRELNGEATHTFTAAACEAEDAQDQSQVLLQSPG, from the exons ATGGGGTGGCTGCAGGCGGCGGGCGGTGCGGG cagccctgctgccccgCTGCAGCCGTACCCGCCATCCCGGCACGGCCCTCGACACCCACACCGCCACGTGCGTGACTGCCAGCCCCTCCGCTTCGGTAACGCCACACATGAGGCCTGGCCTGGTGACACCACGGGAGGAGGCCCAGTAGCCACCACCAGGACCTTTGTTTCCTACCTCCCCCCACACGGCCAGGACTCTCGCCCTGTCTATGGCCACTTCACCTTCGTGCGGGATCCACTCCGCACACTGTCGGTGCTGGAGCCTGGCGGCGCGGGCGGCTGCTGGCAGCGCCACAGGGCACCAGTGGAGCAAACCGCCAGGCTGCGCGGGTGCCTGGTGGCCCAGAACGGCGGGTACTTCAACATGGAGACCGGGGAATGCCTCGGGAACGTGGTGAGCGATGGCACCCTGGTCAAAAACTCCGGAGGGCTGCAGAATGCTCAGTTCGGCATCCGGAAGGATGGCACCATGGTGTTTGG TTACCTGTCAGAGGAAGATGTCTTGGATCAAGCAAACCCTTTCGTTCAGCTCGTGAGTGGAGTTGTTTGGCTCCTCAGAGATGGGGAAGTGTACGTCAATCAGAGTCGAATGGCTGAGTGTGATGAAATTCAAACCACAG GAACCTTTGACAGGTTCATCAATGTGATATCGGCCAGGACGGCGGTGGGACACGACAGGCAGGGGCGGCTGGTCCTGGTTCATGTGGATGGACAGACTGAATCCCGAGG GGTTAACCTCTGGGAAATGGCTGAATTTCTGAAGCAGCAGGGAATTGTCAATGCTATCAACCTGGATGGAGGAGGATCTGCAACACTGGTCTTAAACGGGACCCTCGCCAGCTACCCCTCTGAGCACTG CTCCTTTGACAACATGTGGCGCTGCCCGCGGAGCATCTCAACTGTCATGTGTGTCCACGAGCCCGCCTGCGAGCCTGACGACTGCAGCGGCCACGGAGACTGTGTGGATGGCGAGTGCCGCTGCACCAGCAGCTTCTGGAGCGGCCCAGCCTGTGATGTACTGGACTGTGGCCCCCACAACTGCAGCCAGCACGGCGTCTGCACCGATG CTGGATGTTTCTGTGATGCCGGCTGGATGGGCAGCAACTGCAGTGAAG CTTGTGCGAGCGGGTTCTATGGGGCCTTGTGCACCCAGAAATGCCAGTGCCAGAACGGTGGCTTGTGTGATCCCGTGCACGGAGCTTGCTCCTGCCTGGCAGGTTACTACGGCACCAGCTGCGAGCATG AGTGTCCCATGGGCTGGTACGGGCCAGGCTGCCGTAACCGATGCGCCTGTGAGCACACGTGTCCCTGCGACCGGTGGACGGGCAGCTGCAACATCAGTGCCGACACGGGAGTGCAGGAGCAGTTAAACACAG ctggGCAGTGTTTGGCTTTCCAGAACAAGGGAAGGAACGAAGACAAGTTCTCTCTGTCGCA AAATACGTGGATCTTCCTGACTTCTGTCCTGGCTTTGCTCCTGGTGCTCAGCACCATGGGGAACATCGGCCTCTTCCTGCAGGCCAGGTTGGTGCGGCGCCGGAGGAGTGGTTCCTATCTCTATGAGCCACTGAGGGAGCTGAACGGGGAGGCCACCCACAccttcactgctgctgcctgcgAGGCAGAGGA
- the ALG1 gene encoding chitobiosyldiphosphodolichol beta-mannosyltransferase isoform X1, with protein MAAPLVLLALSALGAAALALLWRRGARAARGARRVCVAVLGDLGRSPRVQYHALALARHGRRVALLGFLQSRPHQDVLQNARIQLVPVAEFRGLPALPTLLQYVVKVLVQAVQLLYTMLNIEQPSYILLQNPPGLPSIAVAWVACLFWRSKLIIDWHNYGYTVMGLRHGRNHPLVQIAKWYEKLFGRLADYNLCVTNAMREDLWLNCGIRAVTLYDRPASYFKETPLELQHHLYLKLAKDYEPFKPRYITESVGSGAERSAFTEVDEKTRHVLKPSGRPALLISSTSWTEDEDFSVLLKALEAYERYIDEGAELPSLVCVITGKGPLKDYYNGLINKLHLKHIQICTPWLEAEDYPLLLGSADLGVCLHKSSSGLDLPMKVVDMFGCCLPVCAIHFECLHELVKHDENGLIFRDWNELAEQLKMLFLGFPTLEGKLHSFRENLRACKQLRWDESWDQTVLPLFGQND; from the exons atggcggcgccgTTGGTGCTGTTGGCGCTGTCGGCGCTGGGCGCGGCGGCGCTCGCGCTGCTGtggcggcgcggggcgcgggCGGCGCGCGGCGCGAGGCGCGTGTGCGTGGCCGTGCTGGGCGACCTGGGCCGCAGCCCGCGCGTGCAGTACCACGCGCTCGCGCTCGCGCGGCACGGGCGGCGCGTGGCCCTGCTGGGCTTCCTGC AGAGCCGGCCGCACCAGGACGTGCTGCAGAATGCCAGGATCCAGCTGGTGCCCGTGGCTGAGTTCCGGGGGCTGCCAG CCCTCCCAACACTGTTGCAGTACGTGGTAAAAGTCCTTGTGCAGGCAGTCCAGTTACTGTACACGATGCTGAATATAGAGCAGCCGTCCTATATTCTTCTTCAG AATCCTCCGGGCTTACCCAGCATTGCCGTCGCCTGGGTCGCCTGCCTGTTCTGGAGAAGCAAACTGATCATTGACTGGCACAACTACGGATACACCGTGATGGGGCTGAGACACGGGAGAAACCACCCACTGGTACAGATTGCAAAGTG GTACGAGAAGCTTTTTGGGCGTTTGGCCGACTACAACTTGTGTGTCACTAACGCGATGAGAGAAGATCTGTGGTTGAATTGTGGTATCAG GGCAGTGACTCTGTATGACAGACCAGCTTCCTATTTTAAGGAGACACCATTAGAACTTCAACATCATTTGTACTTGAAACTTGCCAAAGACTATGAACCATTTAAACCACGGTACAT TACAGAGTCTGTCGGTTCGGGTGCCGAGAGGTCTGCCTTCACAGAAGTGGATGAGAAAACCAGACACGTGCTAAAACCCAGTGGGCGGCCAGCTCTTCTAATCAGCAGCACAAGCTGGACAG AGGATGAAGACTTCTCAGTCCTTttaaaagctctagaag CTTATGAGCGGTACATTGATGAGGGAGCCGAGCTTCCATCATTAGTGTGTGTGATAACAG GTAAAGGACCCCTGAAAGACTACTATAATGGACTGATAAATAAACTGCACTTGAAACACATCCAGATCTGTACACCGTGGCTGGAAGCTGAGGATTACCCACTTTTGCTCG GCTCAGCAGACCTGGGGGTGTGTCTGCACAAGTCATCCAGCGGCTTGGATCTACCCATGAAGGTGGTGGATATGTTCGGCTGTTGCTTACCTGTGTGCGCGATACATTTTGAATG CTTACATGAGCTTGTGAAGCATGATGAGAATGGTCTGATATTTCGGGACTGGAATGAACTTGCGGAACAACTGAAG ATGCTTTTCTTGGGATTCCCTACACTGGAAGGAAAACTTCACAGCTTCAGGGAGAACCTCCGTGCGTGCAAGCAGCTGCGCTGGGATGAGAGTTGGGACCAGACTGTTCTTCCTTTGTTTGGGCAGAACGACTga
- the ALG1 gene encoding chitobiosyldiphosphodolichol beta-mannosyltransferase isoform X2: MAAPLVLLALSALGAAALALLWRRGARAARGARRVCVAVLGDLGRSPRVQYHALALARHGRRVALLGFLQSRPHQDVLQNARIQLVPVAEFRGLPALPTLLQYVVKVLVQAVQLLYTMLNIEQPSYILLQNPPGLPSIAVAWVACLFWRSKLIIDWHNYGYTVMGLRHGRNHPLVQIAKWYEKLFGRLADYNLCVTNAMREDLWLNCGIRAVTLYDRPASYFKETPLELQHHLYLKLAKDYEPFKPRTESVGSGAERSAFTEVDEKTRHVLKPSGRPALLISSTSWTEDEDFSVLLKALEAYERYIDEGAELPSLVCVITGKGPLKDYYNGLINKLHLKHIQICTPWLEAEDYPLLLGSADLGVCLHKSSSGLDLPMKVVDMFGCCLPVCAIHFECLHELVKHDENGLIFRDWNELAEQLKMLFLGFPTLEGKLHSFRENLRACKQLRWDESWDQTVLPLFGQND; encoded by the exons atggcggcgccgTTGGTGCTGTTGGCGCTGTCGGCGCTGGGCGCGGCGGCGCTCGCGCTGCTGtggcggcgcggggcgcgggCGGCGCGCGGCGCGAGGCGCGTGTGCGTGGCCGTGCTGGGCGACCTGGGCCGCAGCCCGCGCGTGCAGTACCACGCGCTCGCGCTCGCGCGGCACGGGCGGCGCGTGGCCCTGCTGGGCTTCCTGC AGAGCCGGCCGCACCAGGACGTGCTGCAGAATGCCAGGATCCAGCTGGTGCCCGTGGCTGAGTTCCGGGGGCTGCCAG CCCTCCCAACACTGTTGCAGTACGTGGTAAAAGTCCTTGTGCAGGCAGTCCAGTTACTGTACACGATGCTGAATATAGAGCAGCCGTCCTATATTCTTCTTCAG AATCCTCCGGGCTTACCCAGCATTGCCGTCGCCTGGGTCGCCTGCCTGTTCTGGAGAAGCAAACTGATCATTGACTGGCACAACTACGGATACACCGTGATGGGGCTGAGACACGGGAGAAACCACCCACTGGTACAGATTGCAAAGTG GTACGAGAAGCTTTTTGGGCGTTTGGCCGACTACAACTTGTGTGTCACTAACGCGATGAGAGAAGATCTGTGGTTGAATTGTGGTATCAG GGCAGTGACTCTGTATGACAGACCAGCTTCCTATTTTAAGGAGACACCATTAGAACTTCAACATCATTTGTACTTGAAACTTGCCAAAGACTATGAACCATTTAAACCACG TACAGAGTCTGTCGGTTCGGGTGCCGAGAGGTCTGCCTTCACAGAAGTGGATGAGAAAACCAGACACGTGCTAAAACCCAGTGGGCGGCCAGCTCTTCTAATCAGCAGCACAAGCTGGACAG AGGATGAAGACTTCTCAGTCCTTttaaaagctctagaag CTTATGAGCGGTACATTGATGAGGGAGCCGAGCTTCCATCATTAGTGTGTGTGATAACAG GTAAAGGACCCCTGAAAGACTACTATAATGGACTGATAAATAAACTGCACTTGAAACACATCCAGATCTGTACACCGTGGCTGGAAGCTGAGGATTACCCACTTTTGCTCG GCTCAGCAGACCTGGGGGTGTGTCTGCACAAGTCATCCAGCGGCTTGGATCTACCCATGAAGGTGGTGGATATGTTCGGCTGTTGCTTACCTGTGTGCGCGATACATTTTGAATG CTTACATGAGCTTGTGAAGCATGATGAGAATGGTCTGATATTTCGGGACTGGAATGAACTTGCGGAACAACTGAAG ATGCTTTTCTTGGGATTCCCTACACTGGAAGGAAAACTTCACAGCTTCAGGGAGAACCTCCGTGCGTGCAAGCAGCTGCGCTGGGATGAGAGTTGGGACCAGACTGTTCTTCCTTTGTTTGGGCAGAACGACTga
- the LOC138727601 gene encoding zinc finger protein 541-like — protein sequence MASSSTRGSSRNINVGAQFQAELPDLQHRLELEIAEEGASLVWKPWGDMQTNPETQDTVMGLLNTACPRNIPGAGRNIELVLHCLHQTQGNIMEAMELLLSGGPQKSESHPLAGYHYSGCDTWTPKEKQLFRKAFSRHRKNFHRIQKKIRTKTVAQCVEYYYTWKKKIVFDPVRARAKERQRKAKQDQAVGGPRKRGWRVREESPEPQQRAPKKRPRSASNPSQLPPKAGSGDTLSLFACPECGRVLTTQNRRNAHVKRHRAREEDLDYLKKVRWPLKRPKIEDQPYECLSLSSN from the exons atggcctcaagctccaccaggggaagttcaag aaACATCAATGTTGGAGCTCAGTTTCAGGCAGAGCTACCAGATCTCCAACACAGATTGGAGTTGGAGATAGCAGAGGAGGGAGCCTCGCTGGTTTGGAAACCCTGGGGAGACATGCAGACCAACCCCGAAACCCAGGACACAG TCATGGGGCTGCTCAACACAGCCTGCCCCAGGAACATCCCGGGGGCAGGAAGGAACATCGAGCTGGTCCTGCACTGCCTGCATCAAACTCAAGGCAACATCATG GAGGCTatggagctgctgctttctggggGGCCACAGAAGTCGGAATCCCACCCTCTGGCTGGTTATCATTACTCAG GCTGTGACACTTGGACccccaaggagaagcagctcttcCGAAAGGCTTTCTCCAGGCACCGGAAGAATTTCCACCGCATACAGAAGAAG ATTCGGACCAAGACGGTGGCACAATGTGTAGAATATTATTAcacctggaagaaaaagatCGTGTTTGATCCGGTGCGTGCAAGAGCCAAAGAGAGACAgcgcaaggcaaagcaggacCAG GCTGTTGGCGGCCCCAGGAAGCGGGGCTGGCGTGTGCGGGAGGAGAGCCCGGAGCCACAGCAGAGGGCTCCCAAGAAGAGACCTCGCAGCGCCAGCAACCCAAGCCAGTTACCACCCAAGGCTGGAAGTGGAGACACTCTGAGTCTATTTGCCTGTCCAGAGTGTGGAAG GGTGCTTACCACGCAAAACAGGCGCAATGCACACGTGAAACGCCATCGGGCACGGGAGGAGGACCTGGACTACCTCAAGAAGGTCAGGTGGCCCTTAAAGAGGCCAAAAATCGAAGATCAACCATATGAATGCCTGTCGCTGAGCTCCAACTGA
- the C16H8orf33 gene encoding UPF0488 protein C8orf33 homolog isoform X2, with product MAETQRILEVLRSPETPSVKKQQVMNRVFGDCRLKMAEDQKSMDKADVKAGDVEVQQTDGQASDGKQSNHIFEAKPEWFTSPDNSFRFDFPLPKTDLEATGPALEAAPGGRGAEKAQTDAGAAEQDSWNGVLSFAASEQESRFAFNFAILNEDHPLVPLVPTSQHRKHSANCEVLGSSLPMESAGVPQISAMQKPELTETAGSVPKEDGSLVTLKIPQPETAPGGETVTEKPAAEGAAQKKKKKKKQKPSVSKKETEETEINRKAKAEANRCQNKGASHQDETSQSDEQLRKEVDWCVEQLELGLKTQKSTPKQAEEALRAIKTLRSNKAPLVKKRQVMRAIFGDYRKKMEEERCKELKLMEAAAKSARIVEVKGNACNKNCRFFRKRSGACRTSQGSAETPAESPRTLTTDSFQFPTSQEEFYFNFF from the exons A TGGCAGAGACCCAGCGCATCCTCGAGGTCCTGCGCTCCCCTGAAACTCCTTCTGTGAAGAAGCAGCAAGTAATGAACCGTGTGTTTGGGGATTGTCGTCTCAAGATGGCTGAGGATCAGAAGAGCATGGATAAGGCAG ATGTGAAAGCTGGTGATGTGGAAGTGCAGCAAACCGATGGGCAGGCTTCAGACGGGAAACAATCCAACCACATCTTTGAGGCAAAGCCAGAGTGGTTTACATCACCTGACAACAGCTTCCGATTTGATTTTCCACTTCCCAAGACTGACCTGGAAGCAACTGGCCCAGCTTTGGAAGCAGCCCCCGGTGGCAGAGGTGCTGAGAAGGCACAAACCGATGCAGGAGCCGCTGAGCAGGACAGCTGGAATGGAGTCTTGAGTTTTGCTGCCTCTGAACAAGAATCCAGGTTTGCTTTCAACTTTGCCATCCTGAATGAAGACCATCCTCTGGTTCCGTTAGTTCCAACAAGCCAACATAGAAAACATTCAGCAAATTGTGAAGTGCTGGGTAGTTCACTGCCTATGGAATCAGCAGGTGTGCCGCAGATTTCAGCTATGCAGAAGCCTGAGCTGACTGAAACTGCAGGAAGTGTGCCCAAAGAGGATGGAAGCCTTGTCACGCTAAAGATCCCTCAGCCAGAGACTGCTCCTGGAGGTGAGACGGTGACAGAGAAACCAGCAGCAGAGGGAGCTgcccagaagaagaaaaagaagaagaaacaaaaaccatCTGTCAGtaaaaaggagacagaagaaacTGAGATCAACAGGAAGGCAAAGGCAGAAGCTAACAGATGTCAAAATAAAGGTGCTTCCCACCAGGATGAGACCTCCCAG TCGGATGAGCAGCTGCGGAAAGAGGTGGACTGGTGTGTGGAACAGCTGGAACTTGGCCTGAAGACGCAGAAGTCCACTCCAAAGCAGG ccgaGGAGGCTCTCCGTGCGATCAAGACGCTGCGCAGCAACAAGGCTCCGCTGGTGAAGAAGCGTCAGGTTATGAGAGCCATCTTTGGAGACTACaggaagaagatggaggaggagcGGTGCAAAGAGCTGAAGCTCATGGAAGCAG CTGCAAAATCTGCCAGGATTGTGGAAGTGAAGGGAAATGCCTGCAACAAGAACTGTCGATTCTTCCGGAAGcgctcaggagcttgcaggaCAAGCCAAGGCTCAGCAGAAACCCCAGCAGAGTCACCCAGGACACTTACCACAGACTCATTCCAGTTCCCAACTTCCCAAGAAGAGttttactttaatttcttttag
- the C16H8orf33 gene encoding UPF0488 protein C8orf33 homolog isoform X1 codes for MSKVPQDTFQDGLEWCISQLEANLLPTPNQVAETQRILEVLRSPETPSVKKQQVMNRVFGDCRLKMAEDQKSMDKADVKAGDVEVQQTDGQASDGKQSNHIFEAKPEWFTSPDNSFRFDFPLPKTDLEATGPALEAAPGGRGAEKAQTDAGAAEQDSWNGVLSFAASEQESRFAFNFAILNEDHPLVPLVPTSQHRKHSANCEVLGSSLPMESAGVPQISAMQKPELTETAGSVPKEDGSLVTLKIPQPETAPGGETVTEKPAAEGAAQKKKKKKKQKPSVSKKETEETEINRKAKAEANRCQNKGASHQDETSQSDEQLRKEVDWCVEQLELGLKTQKSTPKQAEEALRAIKTLRSNKAPLVKKRQVMRAIFGDYRKKMEEERCKELKLMEAAAKSARIVEVKGNACNKNCRFFRKRSGACRTSQGSAETPAESPRTLTTDSFQFPTSQEEFYFNFF; via the exons ATGTCCAAGGTTCCCCAGGACACTTTCCAAGATGGGCTGGAGTGGTGCATTTCACAGCTGGAGGCAAATCTCCTCCCAACCCCAAACCAAG TGGCAGAGACCCAGCGCATCCTCGAGGTCCTGCGCTCCCCTGAAACTCCTTCTGTGAAGAAGCAGCAAGTAATGAACCGTGTGTTTGGGGATTGTCGTCTCAAGATGGCTGAGGATCAGAAGAGCATGGATAAGGCAG ATGTGAAAGCTGGTGATGTGGAAGTGCAGCAAACCGATGGGCAGGCTTCAGACGGGAAACAATCCAACCACATCTTTGAGGCAAAGCCAGAGTGGTTTACATCACCTGACAACAGCTTCCGATTTGATTTTCCACTTCCCAAGACTGACCTGGAAGCAACTGGCCCAGCTTTGGAAGCAGCCCCCGGTGGCAGAGGTGCTGAGAAGGCACAAACCGATGCAGGAGCCGCTGAGCAGGACAGCTGGAATGGAGTCTTGAGTTTTGCTGCCTCTGAACAAGAATCCAGGTTTGCTTTCAACTTTGCCATCCTGAATGAAGACCATCCTCTGGTTCCGTTAGTTCCAACAAGCCAACATAGAAAACATTCAGCAAATTGTGAAGTGCTGGGTAGTTCACTGCCTATGGAATCAGCAGGTGTGCCGCAGATTTCAGCTATGCAGAAGCCTGAGCTGACTGAAACTGCAGGAAGTGTGCCCAAAGAGGATGGAAGCCTTGTCACGCTAAAGATCCCTCAGCCAGAGACTGCTCCTGGAGGTGAGACGGTGACAGAGAAACCAGCAGCAGAGGGAGCTgcccagaagaagaaaaagaagaagaaacaaaaaccatCTGTCAGtaaaaaggagacagaagaaacTGAGATCAACAGGAAGGCAAAGGCAGAAGCTAACAGATGTCAAAATAAAGGTGCTTCCCACCAGGATGAGACCTCCCAG TCGGATGAGCAGCTGCGGAAAGAGGTGGACTGGTGTGTGGAACAGCTGGAACTTGGCCTGAAGACGCAGAAGTCCACTCCAAAGCAGG ccgaGGAGGCTCTCCGTGCGATCAAGACGCTGCGCAGCAACAAGGCTCCGCTGGTGAAGAAGCGTCAGGTTATGAGAGCCATCTTTGGAGACTACaggaagaagatggaggaggagcGGTGCAAAGAGCTGAAGCTCATGGAAGCAG CTGCAAAATCTGCCAGGATTGTGGAAGTGAAGGGAAATGCCTGCAACAAGAACTGTCGATTCTTCCGGAAGcgctcaggagcttgcaggaCAAGCCAAGGCTCAGCAGAAACCCCAGCAGAGTCACCCAGGACACTTACCACAGACTCATTCCAGTTCCCAACTTCCCAAGAAGAGttttactttaatttcttttag
- the AMDHD2 gene encoding N-acetylglucosamine-6-phosphate deacetylase isoform X1, which yields MPVGSACLATTLTGAVAPVCSITDKNKSRGMCNCSFREDLWVREGKILNPEKLFFDEKGSADIQLDCKDSIIAPGFIDVQINGGFGVDFSLATEDFKSGIDLVSQKILSHGVTSFCPTLVTSPPSVYHQVLPQISIRNGGAHGAGILGAHLEGPFISKEKKGAHPEHCLRTFEEGAFQDLLDTYGSLECVRIITLAPEMKRSSEVIRELTKRGICVSLGHSVANLSQAEEAVQHGATFITHLFNAMLPFHHRDPGIVGLLTSDRIPAGRRVFYGMISDGIHTNPAALRIAHRAHPKGLVLVTDAIAGMGLAPGRHTLGQQVVEIDGLNTYIAGTKTLSGSVATMDTCVRHFQEATGCSVETALEAASLHPAQLLGIEHKKGTLNYDSDADFLMLNDDLYVQATYIAGEEVWRQDAFSM from the exons ATGCCAGTGGGATCTGCTTGCCTGGCCACCACTCTCACTGGGGCCGTGGCTCCCGTGTGCTCCatcacagataaaaataaat CTCGGGGCATGTGTAACTGTTCCTTCAGGGAGGACCTGTGGGTGCGGGAAGGGAAGATCTTGAACCCAGAGAAACTCTTCTTCGACGAGAAGGGCTCTGCTGACATCCAGCTGGACTGTAAGGACAGCATCATCGCCCCAGGCTTCATCGATGTCCAAATCAACG GTGGCTTTGGGGTGGACTTCTCCCTGGCTACAGAGGACTTCAAATCAGGGATTGACCTGGTCAGTCAGAAAATCCTCTCCCATGGAGTGACCTCCTTCTGTCCCACCCTGGTGACCTCTCCTCCATCCGTGTACCACCAG GTTCTCCCTCAGATCAGTATAAGGAATGGTGGAGCCCATGGAGCAGGCATCCTGG GGGCCCATCTGGAAGGACCATTCATcagcaaggagaagaaaggggcGCACCCGGAGCACTGCCTTCGCACCTTTGAAGAGGGTGCCTTCCAAGACCTGCTTGACACCTACGGGTCCCTGGAATGTGTCCGAATCATCACCCTGGCCCCAGAGATGAAGAGGAGCAGTGAGGTGATCCGAGAACTCACCAAGCGGGGCATCTGTGTCTCGCTCG GTCACTCAGTGGCAAATCTCTCCCAGGCCGAGGAGGCTGTGCAGCACGGCGCAACCTTCATCACTCACCTCTTCAATGCCATGTTGCCG TTCCACCATCGCGACCCTGGGATCGTGGGGCTgctgacaagtgataggattcCTGCTGGGCGGAGAGTCTTCTATGGCATGATCTCTGATGGCATCCACACCAACCCTGCTGCCCTGCGCATCGCCCACCGAGCCCACCCCAAAG GCCTGGTGCTGGTGACGGATGCGATTGCTGGCATGGGGCTGGCCCCAGGTCGGCATACGCTGGGTCAGCAGGTGGTGGAGATTGATGGGTTGAACACCTACATTGCAG GCACAAAGACCCTGAGTGGCAGCGTGGCGACCATGGATACGTGTGTGCGACACTTCCAAGAAGCTACAG GGTGCTCGGTAGAGACTGCGTTGGAGGCAGCGTCTCTGCATCCTGCCCAGCTCCTGGGGATCGAACACAAAAAGGGAACACTAAATTATGACTCCGATGCAG ATTTCCTGATGCTGAATGATGATCTGTATGTGCAAGCCACATACATCGCGGGTGAGGAAGTCTGGAGACAGGATGCATTCAGCATGTGA
- the AMDHD2 gene encoding N-acetylglucosamine-6-phosphate deacetylase isoform X2, with protein MPSNRSVSDAPIVQFTNCRILRGHRLQREDLWVREGKILNPEKLFFDEKGSADIQLDCKDSIIAPGFIDVQINGGFGVDFSLATEDFKSGIDLVSQKILSHGVTSFCPTLVTSPPSVYHQVLPQISIRNGGAHGAGILGAHLEGPFISKEKKGAHPEHCLRTFEEGAFQDLLDTYGSLECVRIITLAPEMKRSSEVIRELTKRGICVSLGHSVANLSQAEEAVQHGATFITHLFNAMLPFHHRDPGIVGLLTSDRIPAGRRVFYGMISDGIHTNPAALRIAHRAHPKGLVLVTDAIAGMGLAPGRHTLGQQVVEIDGLNTYIAGTKTLSGSVATMDTCVRHFQEATGCSVETALEAASLHPAQLLGIEHKKGTLNYDSDADFLMLNDDLYVQATYIAGEEVWRQDAFSM; from the exons ATGCCGTCCAACCGCTCCGTGTCGGACGCGCCCATCGTCCAGTTCACCAACTGCCGCATCCTGCGGGGGCACCGGCTGCAGCG GGAGGACCTGTGGGTGCGGGAAGGGAAGATCTTGAACCCAGAGAAACTCTTCTTCGACGAGAAGGGCTCTGCTGACATCCAGCTGGACTGTAAGGACAGCATCATCGCCCCAGGCTTCATCGATGTCCAAATCAACG GTGGCTTTGGGGTGGACTTCTCCCTGGCTACAGAGGACTTCAAATCAGGGATTGACCTGGTCAGTCAGAAAATCCTCTCCCATGGAGTGACCTCCTTCTGTCCCACCCTGGTGACCTCTCCTCCATCCGTGTACCACCAG GTTCTCCCTCAGATCAGTATAAGGAATGGTGGAGCCCATGGAGCAGGCATCCTGG GGGCCCATCTGGAAGGACCATTCATcagcaaggagaagaaaggggcGCACCCGGAGCACTGCCTTCGCACCTTTGAAGAGGGTGCCTTCCAAGACCTGCTTGACACCTACGGGTCCCTGGAATGTGTCCGAATCATCACCCTGGCCCCAGAGATGAAGAGGAGCAGTGAGGTGATCCGAGAACTCACCAAGCGGGGCATCTGTGTCTCGCTCG GTCACTCAGTGGCAAATCTCTCCCAGGCCGAGGAGGCTGTGCAGCACGGCGCAACCTTCATCACTCACCTCTTCAATGCCATGTTGCCG TTCCACCATCGCGACCCTGGGATCGTGGGGCTgctgacaagtgataggattcCTGCTGGGCGGAGAGTCTTCTATGGCATGATCTCTGATGGCATCCACACCAACCCTGCTGCCCTGCGCATCGCCCACCGAGCCCACCCCAAAG GCCTGGTGCTGGTGACGGATGCGATTGCTGGCATGGGGCTGGCCCCAGGTCGGCATACGCTGGGTCAGCAGGTGGTGGAGATTGATGGGTTGAACACCTACATTGCAG GCACAAAGACCCTGAGTGGCAGCGTGGCGACCATGGATACGTGTGTGCGACACTTCCAAGAAGCTACAG GGTGCTCGGTAGAGACTGCGTTGGAGGCAGCGTCTCTGCATCCTGCCCAGCTCCTGGGGATCGAACACAAAAAGGGAACACTAAATTATGACTCCGATGCAG ATTTCCTGATGCTGAATGATGATCTGTATGTGCAAGCCACATACATCGCGGGTGAGGAAGTCTGGAGACAGGATGCATTCAGCATGTGA